A stretch of Vibrio maritimus DNA encodes these proteins:
- the waaF gene encoding lipopolysaccharide heptosyltransferase II translates to MKILVIGPSWVGDMVMSQSLYKALKKKHPTATIDVLAPAWCEPILARMPEVNRSIEMPIGHGAFDLKGRWKIGRGLKSEGYTHAYVLPNSAKSALIPLFARIPNRIGWKGESRYGLLTDLRPNKRVFQYYVERFVALASSKEKMKQEVQLENCPRPTLTVETNSQAATFEKFELNNARKIIGMCPGAEFGPAKRWPDKRYAEVAQHAIDNGQQVWLFGSGKDRDVTEKIRSALTEEAQQYCHNLAGSTSLIEAVDLLAACDTVVSNDSGLMHISAAVGCNVIAVYGSSSPDYTPPLTDKLTMVHTDIECRPCFKRECPLGHMNCLNQLESQQVIKHLETRYND, encoded by the coding sequence GTGAAGATTTTAGTTATCGGTCCTTCTTGGGTTGGCGACATGGTTATGTCTCAAAGCCTTTATAAAGCACTCAAGAAGAAGCACCCTACTGCCACCATCGATGTACTAGCACCCGCTTGGTGTGAGCCGATTCTGGCGCGCATGCCAGAGGTGAATCGCTCGATAGAGATGCCAATTGGTCACGGTGCGTTTGACCTTAAAGGTCGCTGGAAGATAGGTCGAGGTCTTAAGTCTGAGGGGTATACCCATGCGTATGTGCTTCCGAACTCCGCAAAGTCGGCATTGATTCCACTGTTTGCAAGAATTCCTAATCGCATTGGTTGGAAAGGTGAATCTCGCTATGGCTTACTGACCGATTTGCGTCCAAACAAACGCGTATTCCAATACTATGTGGAGCGTTTTGTGGCGCTAGCCAGTAGCAAAGAGAAAATGAAACAAGAGGTTCAACTTGAGAACTGCCCTCGCCCGACGCTAACAGTGGAAACAAACTCTCAAGCTGCGACCTTTGAAAAGTTTGAGCTCAATAATGCTCGTAAGATAATTGGCATGTGCCCAGGCGCCGAGTTTGGACCTGCTAAGCGCTGGCCTGATAAACGCTACGCCGAAGTCGCACAGCATGCGATTGATAACGGTCAGCAAGTCTGGCTATTTGGTTCTGGCAAAGACCGAGACGTGACTGAGAAGATTCGCTCAGCCCTAACTGAAGAAGCGCAGCAATACTGCCACAACCTAGCAGGCTCCACGTCACTGATTGAAGCGGTCGACTTGCTCGCTGCCTGCGATACAGTGGTGAGTAACGACTCTGGACTTATGCATATCTCTGCCGCTGTAGGCTGTAATGTGATTGCAGTGTACGGTTCTAGCTCGCCGGATTATACGCCGCCATTAACGGATAAACTCACCATGGTACATACGGATATTGAATGCCGCCCTTGTTTTAAGCGCGAGTGCCCGCTGG
- a CDS encoding polysaccharide deacetylase family protein, with translation MNILMALSQLEVTGAEVYATTVGNELTARGHNVFYVSDTLTKPHDGEFFSLRFNKRSVPRRFWHVGYLVYLIKKHNIQLVHAHSRASSWSCHVACKITGTPMVTTVHGRQPVHASRKKFHAMGDKALPVCEAIRDQLHNELDVPLEQMEVSRNGIETDRFQKTAAPNNSKPVVTIVGRLTGPKGDLCYRLLDECLDANTYDIRVVTGSEMTEQFEQFTSTVNFVGYTNDVPKMLSEADLVIGAGRVAMESLLCGRPTLAVGEASCVGIVDETNVAEAMACNFGDIGAKEMNIDFSTIAALVEKGLSTPHCSDATSQVIRDNYTLTNIVDQVERVYQDIYVEKLRREMPVIMYHRFIDNDEDKNVFAPYIHIDMFDKHLAMLKKQGFETLTFEDLADGRTIRRLEPGKRYIMITVDDGYVDNLELMLPVLKKYGFKATVYVVTGETFNRWDVETEQKERELDIMNADQVRELSDSGYVEIGGHTLTHPRLSTLSAEQQAHEIDTNKQELEAIIGKPLVSFAYPYGDHNDDSKKLAKSLGYTYAVATDSGPLKFHEDRFQIRRIAIFPKTDAFGLWRKVRGNYLFKKVKQ, from the coding sequence ATGAACATTCTTATGGCCCTGTCCCAGCTCGAAGTGACTGGGGCTGAGGTTTACGCTACTACGGTAGGTAATGAACTGACGGCTCGGGGTCATAATGTGTTTTATGTCTCTGATACCCTGACTAAGCCTCACGACGGTGAGTTCTTTTCGCTGCGGTTTAATAAGCGCAGTGTGCCTCGTCGTTTTTGGCATGTGGGGTATTTGGTTTATCTGATTAAAAAGCACAACATTCAGTTGGTACATGCTCACTCGCGTGCGTCGAGTTGGAGTTGTCATGTGGCGTGTAAGATTACTGGCACGCCAATGGTTACGACCGTACATGGTCGCCAGCCTGTGCATGCTTCGCGTAAGAAGTTTCATGCGATGGGTGATAAAGCCCTTCCAGTGTGTGAAGCCATTCGAGACCAACTGCACAACGAGCTAGATGTACCTCTTGAGCAGATGGAAGTCAGTCGCAATGGGATTGAAACCGATCGCTTCCAGAAAACTGCTGCTCCCAATAATTCCAAACCGGTTGTGACCATTGTCGGTCGTTTAACGGGTCCTAAGGGTGATTTGTGTTATCGCTTGCTCGATGAATGTTTAGATGCGAATACATATGATATTCGCGTCGTTACTGGCTCTGAAATGACCGAGCAATTTGAGCAGTTCACCTCAACGGTTAACTTTGTTGGCTACACCAATGATGTGCCGAAAATGCTCAGTGAAGCCGATCTTGTCATTGGCGCTGGCCGTGTGGCGATGGAATCTTTGCTTTGCGGCAGACCGACGTTAGCCGTGGGTGAAGCTAGCTGTGTAGGCATTGTGGATGAAACCAATGTTGCTGAAGCGATGGCGTGTAACTTTGGTGATATCGGCGCTAAAGAGATGAATATCGACTTTAGCACTATCGCCGCATTGGTAGAGAAAGGCTTGAGCACGCCTCATTGCAGTGATGCCACCAGCCAGGTGATTCGCGATAACTACACGCTCACGAACATTGTCGATCAGGTTGAGCGCGTGTACCAAGACATCTATGTAGAAAAGCTTAGACGCGAAATGCCGGTGATTATGTATCACCGCTTTATCGATAACGATGAAGATAAGAACGTCTTTGCGCCTTATATCCATATTGATATGTTCGATAAGCATTTGGCGATGCTGAAAAAACAAGGCTTTGAAACCTTGACATTTGAAGATCTTGCCGATGGTCGGACGATTCGACGTTTAGAGCCTGGCAAACGCTATATCATGATTACTGTCGATGATGGCTATGTTGATAACCTTGAGCTTATGCTGCCTGTACTGAAAAAATACGGCTTTAAGGCAACGGTTTACGTGGTGACCGGTGAAACCTTTAATCGCTGGGACGTTGAAACAGAGCAGAAAGAGCGTGAGCTGGATATTATGAATGCCGATCAGGTTCGTGAGCTGTCGGACTCTGGGTATGTTGAGATTGGTGGGCATACGTTGACTCACCCAAGACTGAGCACGCTCTCTGCTGAGCAACAAGCACATGAGATAGACACCAACAAGCAAGAGCTTGAAGCCATTATTGGTAAGCCGTTAGTGTCATTCGCCTACCCTTATGGCGACCATAATGATGACTCGAAGAAGCTCGCGAAATCCCTAGGTTACACCTATGCGGTGGCGACTGACTCGGGTCCATTGAAGTTTCATGAAGATCGCTTCCAGATCAGGCGCATCGCGATTTTCCCCAAGACTGACGCCTTTGGTTTATGGCGCAAAGTGCGTGGCAACTATCTGTTCAAAAAGGTAAAACAGTGA
- the rfaD gene encoding ADP-glyceromanno-heptose 6-epimerase, which translates to MIIVTGGAGMIGSNIIKALNEAGLNDILVVDNLKNGRKFKNLVDLDITDYMDRDDFLTQIMAGDDFGPIEAVFHEGACSATTEWDGKYVMLNNYEYSKELLHYCLDREIPFLYASSAATYGETTVFKEEREYEGALNVYGYSKQQFDNYVRRLWADAEAHGEKLSQVTGFRYFNVYGPREQHKGSMASVAFHLNNQMNAGENPKLFAGSEHFIRDFVYVGDVAKVNLWFLENGVSGIFNCGTGNAESFEAVASAVIKHHGKGEIENIPFPDHLKGAYQEYTQADLTNLRAAGCDVEFKTVAEGVAEYLAIVNK; encoded by the coding sequence ATGATCATTGTAACTGGTGGTGCTGGCATGATTGGCAGCAATATTATCAAGGCGCTTAATGAGGCAGGCTTGAATGATATTCTGGTGGTAGACAATCTTAAAAATGGACGTAAGTTCAAAAACTTAGTTGACCTTGATATCACAGATTACATGGACCGTGATGACTTCTTAACGCAAATCATGGCTGGTGATGACTTTGGACCAATTGAGGCGGTATTCCACGAAGGTGCGTGCTCGGCAACGACAGAGTGGGATGGCAAGTATGTGATGCTCAATAACTATGAGTATTCTAAAGAATTGCTTCATTACTGTTTGGATCGTGAAATTCCGTTCTTGTACGCTTCTTCGGCGGCGACTTATGGTGAGACGACGGTATTTAAGGAAGAGCGCGAGTATGAAGGCGCGCTGAATGTATACGGCTATTCTAAGCAGCAGTTTGATAACTATGTGCGCCGCCTATGGGCCGATGCAGAAGCACATGGTGAGAAGTTGTCGCAGGTGACAGGTTTCCGTTATTTCAATGTGTATGGTCCTCGTGAGCAGCATAAAGGTAGCATGGCGTCGGTTGCGTTCCATTTGAACAATCAGATGAATGCGGGTGAGAATCCTAAGTTGTTTGCGGGCAGTGAGCACTTTATTCGTGATTTTGTTTATGTGGGTGACGTGGCGAAGGTGAACCTTTGGTTCTTGGAGAATGGCGTATCTGGCATCTTTAACTGTGGTACGGGTAATGCTGAGAGCTTTGAGGCTGTGGCGAGCGCGGTGATTAAGCATCATGGTAAGGGTGAGATTGAGAATATTCCGTTCCCGGATCATTTGAAGGGTGCTTATCAGGAGTACACGCAGGCGGATTTGACGAACTTGCGTGCTGCGGGTTGTGATGTTGAGTTTAAGACGGTTGCCGAGGGTGTGGCTGAGTATTTGGCGATTGTGAATAAGTAA
- a CDS encoding YjbF family lipoprotein: MKFKSTLLACSVLILAGCSQRFQDVNATLSEAFLGADDIVMTTEQIENLPYASAYARINDGAQIFVVLAFAEKNPATGEMQYKWMSSDRAMFIFESGRLVKTIGLYGDNLQGATHKQITDSSWTTQYDWMPDYRYGYTGKVTRTQGVEEVVETPLNRYQTQKYTEQVRFDAIDQAFTNQYWQSQSSGRMVKSIEYIGPQMTKIEFTVLKQPSM, translated from the coding sequence TTGAAGTTTAAATCCACTCTCTTAGCGTGTTCCGTACTCATTCTTGCTGGATGTTCGCAGCGCTTTCAAGACGTAAATGCCACATTGTCTGAAGCCTTCCTAGGCGCTGACGATATAGTGATGACAACAGAGCAGATAGAAAACCTTCCTTATGCGAGTGCTTATGCACGCATTAACGATGGTGCTCAGATTTTTGTGGTACTCGCTTTCGCAGAGAAAAATCCTGCAACGGGTGAAATGCAATACAAGTGGATGTCCTCCGATCGCGCCATGTTTATCTTCGAAAGTGGTCGACTGGTCAAAACCATAGGTCTGTATGGTGACAACCTTCAAGGCGCGACACACAAGCAGATCACGGATTCATCTTGGACCACCCAATATGACTGGATGCCAGACTACCGTTACGGTTACACAGGTAAGGTCACACGCACACAAGGTGTGGAAGAAGTGGTCGAGACACCCCTAAACCGCTACCAAACACAAAAATATACAGAGCAAGTTCGCTTTGACGCCATAGATCAGGCGTTCACCAACCAGTATTGGCAAAGTCAGTCTTCTGGAAGAATGGTGAAGTCCATCGAGTATATTGGTCCACAAATGACCAAAATTGAATTCACAGTATTAAAACAACCCTCAATGTAA
- a CDS encoding capsule biosynthesis GfcC family protein, which produces MLHGWLKKHGFALVLACPFYAFSTELSVVLAEQSVRLDYPQAARLETVLKDTHAQALLTNMPLESLQAQLFSSDKVTSIESQVRQISAQLNALQQQDPDLGAENLLEQIQESQFLYREFTSLDYDVVQSQREGNPLLSGNYQLNIGPRNDTIVFMGAVKKQESVTQRAQWFLTDYFKSIGEIRLASASPSTAWVIQPDGKVVEAHYGIWNFQPHFVAPGAIVYVPFKSLPSEFASLNQDIVQLLRHKVKNNEQQ; this is translated from the coding sequence ATGTTGCACGGATGGCTTAAAAAGCACGGTTTCGCCCTTGTACTTGCTTGCCCTTTTTACGCGTTTAGCACTGAGTTATCGGTAGTGCTTGCCGAGCAATCGGTTCGACTCGATTACCCTCAAGCAGCCCGTTTGGAAACTGTATTAAAAGATACTCACGCACAAGCGTTGCTAACCAATATGCCGTTAGAGTCGCTGCAAGCACAGTTGTTCTCATCCGACAAAGTTACATCAATCGAATCTCAAGTTAGGCAAATATCTGCTCAACTCAATGCATTACAGCAGCAAGACCCAGACCTCGGTGCTGAAAACCTTTTAGAGCAAATTCAAGAATCACAATTCCTGTACCGAGAGTTCACTTCCCTTGACTACGATGTCGTGCAGTCACAGCGAGAAGGAAACCCGCTTTTATCCGGTAACTATCAACTCAACATCGGTCCAAGAAATGACACTATCGTCTTTATGGGCGCGGTCAAAAAACAAGAGTCAGTGACTCAGCGCGCCCAATGGTTTTTGACGGACTACTTTAAATCGATAGGTGAGATCAGGCTAGCCTCAGCAAGCCCAAGCACAGCATGGGTGATTCAGCCTGATGGAAAAGTGGTAGAAGCTCACTATGGAATATGGAATTTTCAGCCCCATTTTGTAGCGCCTGGTGCCATTGTTTATGTGCCATTCAAATCATTGCCATCAGAGTTTGCATCGCTCAATCAAGACATCGTTCAACTGCTGCGCCACAAGGTGAAAAATAATGAACAACAATAA
- a CDS encoding YjbH domain-containing protein, with amino-acid sequence MNNNKVAPSLLAAAITTALTASASASVFEPATLTPSQSDFGGVGLMQMPTGRMAAEGEFSLNGDWSEHYHKYNISLQLMPWFETTIRYTLVQDLFYSSNPSFSNDTKYTDKGIDLKFRLLEEGEYLPETSIGLRDFGGTGLFDAEFIAATKRFGNLDVTLGMGWGYLGTRNNVTNPFCEMNNDFCTRPSDYKGSGGMVDYNRWFKGPAAVFGGIEYQSPWQPLRFKLEYDSNDYSQDYPVVRAHINMTPATPWNVGALYRVGKWGDIRASYQRGNAVSLGITLRTNFNDTKSYWLDDPKPELRPTDSEVAGEQIDWDKVAGELSKNAGYDDVAIERNGSTVTVIGKQKKYRDRDEARDRAARVLANHLPQEITSYKIVETNFNQPQTETDVDAEAFKQIATNQPISRDVTDAMVESEVSKAPSNSTKYDGFERFDYSFRPTLAQSIGSAENFYLYEIGIDGTAEMWATKNLNLSGTVHLNLVDNYDKFNYIVPPDGTDVPRVRTLFRAYVSDNTLWVNNLQATYFHEFGNGFYSQVYGGYLESMFAGAGGELLYRPLNKNWAISADINLVTQRDPRSAFGLFDEEQQNIPEFGRPFKAVVKGTTGFLTGYYMPQWSFIDNTLLKVGVGQFLAGDVGTRVDFSKQFKSGVIAGAYASFTNLSSEEFGEGSFTKGFYVSIPFDIMTVKPSANRAYFNWQPITRDGGQMLGRKYELFSVTDARSPWLQRPSRVE; translated from the coding sequence ATGAACAACAATAAAGTAGCACCTTCACTGTTAGCAGCTGCGATCACAACCGCCTTAACCGCTAGCGCAAGTGCGAGTGTATTTGAACCAGCGACGTTAACCCCATCTCAATCAGACTTTGGTGGTGTTGGCTTAATGCAAATGCCGACTGGACGCATGGCGGCGGAGGGGGAGTTCAGCCTCAATGGTGATTGGAGTGAGCATTACCATAAATACAACATCAGCCTGCAGTTAATGCCCTGGTTTGAAACTACGATTCGATACACTTTGGTGCAAGACTTGTTCTACAGCAGCAATCCTAGCTTCAGTAATGATACCAAATACACAGATAAAGGTATTGACCTTAAGTTTCGACTGTTAGAAGAAGGCGAGTACCTGCCTGAAACGTCCATCGGGCTGAGAGATTTTGGTGGCACTGGTTTATTCGATGCGGAGTTTATTGCAGCGACTAAACGTTTTGGTAACCTTGATGTTACTTTAGGTATGGGGTGGGGTTACTTAGGCACTCGCAACAATGTTACCAATCCATTCTGTGAAATGAATAATGATTTCTGTACAAGACCCTCTGATTATAAAGGTAGTGGCGGCATGGTCGATTATAATCGATGGTTTAAAGGACCTGCGGCAGTTTTTGGCGGGATAGAATACCAAAGTCCTTGGCAGCCTTTGCGTTTTAAGCTCGAGTATGATTCCAACGATTACTCGCAAGACTATCCGGTTGTGAGGGCGCATATCAATATGACTCCAGCAACTCCATGGAATGTAGGAGCTCTATACCGAGTTGGGAAGTGGGGGGACATTAGAGCCAGCTACCAAAGAGGCAACGCCGTATCTCTTGGTATTACCCTACGTACTAATTTCAACGATACAAAATCTTATTGGTTGGATGACCCGAAACCAGAACTGCGCCCAACAGATTCTGAAGTTGCTGGTGAGCAAATCGATTGGGATAAAGTAGCCGGCGAGCTCAGTAAAAACGCAGGCTATGATGATGTTGCCATCGAGCGTAATGGGTCAACAGTTACTGTCATAGGCAAACAGAAAAAATATCGAGATAGAGATGAGGCTCGCGATCGCGCAGCTCGTGTCTTAGCAAATCATCTTCCTCAGGAGATTACCTCCTATAAGATAGTAGAAACCAACTTTAATCAGCCGCAAACCGAGACCGATGTTGATGCAGAGGCATTCAAGCAAATAGCGACTAACCAACCTATTAGTCGAGACGTTACCGACGCCATGGTCGAAAGTGAAGTGAGTAAAGCTCCGTCAAACTCGACAAAGTACGATGGGTTTGAACGTTTCGATTATTCATTTAGACCGACACTTGCCCAATCTATCGGTTCGGCTGAAAATTTCTATCTCTACGAAATCGGTATCGATGGCACTGCAGAAATGTGGGCAACCAAGAACTTAAACCTGTCGGGTACGGTGCATCTTAATCTGGTCGATAACTACGATAAGTTTAATTACATTGTTCCACCAGATGGTACTGATGTTCCTCGCGTGAGAACTCTGTTCCGAGCCTATGTATCAGACAACACGCTCTGGGTGAACAACCTGCAAGCGACTTACTTTCATGAGTTTGGCAATGGCTTTTATAGTCAAGTTTACGGTGGTTACTTAGAGTCGATGTTTGCTGGTGCTGGCGGTGAGTTACTTTACCGACCTCTTAATAAAAATTGGGCGATCAGTGCTGACATAAATCTTGTCACACAGCGTGACCCCAGAAGTGCCTTTGGTCTGTTTGATGAGGAACAGCAAAATATCCCCGAGTTTGGACGTCCATTCAAAGCCGTAGTGAAAGGTACCACAGGCTTCTTGACAGGTTACTACATGCCGCAATGGTCATTCATCGACAACACACTACTCAAAGTCGGTGTGGGTCAATTCTTGGCTGGAGATGTAGGTACTAGAGTAGACTTCTCTAAGCAGTTCAAGAGCGGGGTGATAGCAGGCGCATACGCTAGCTTTACCAATCTAAGTTCAGAAGAGTTTGGTGAGGGAAGTTTCACTAAAGGCTTTTATGTCTCGATTCCGTTCGACATCATGACAGTCAAACCAAGTGCAAACAGAGCCTATTTCAACTGGCAGCCGATCACACGAGATGGTGGGCAAATGCTAGGCAGAAAATATGAACTGTTCAGTGTCACGGACGCTCGTTCTCCATGGTTGCAACGACCAAGTCGAGTAGAATGA